The genomic interval TCCACGTCGCCGACTCGCCAGATGAGACGATGGACGTCGTTTCGACGATCTGGGGACCGGTCATGGATCACGACCGCGAGGGTCGACCGCGCGTCGAACGCTGGGTGGCCCACGATCCAGAAGGGGTGAACATGGGCCTGTTAAAGATCGAAGCGGCCGAGACGCTGGAAGAAGCCCTGCGATTGGCAAACCTCAGTGGCTCGCCGGCGCAGAATTTCGTCGTCGCAGACGACAAGGGACGCATCGCCTGGACCATCATGGGACGTATTCCCAAGCGTGTCGGCTTCGACGGACGCTTGCCCTCGTCGTGGGCCGATGGTTCGCACCGCTGGGACGGCTGGCTGTCGCCGGAGGAATATCCACGCGTCGTCGAGCCGGAGGACGGCCGGTTGTGGACCGCCAACGGTCGCGTCGTCAGCGATGACATGCTCGTCACGCTCGGCGACGGCGGATATGACCTGGGAGCGCGCGCCCAACAAATCCGCGACGACCTGCGCACGCTCAACCAGGCGAACGAGGCCGACATGCTGCGCATCCAGCTCGATGACAAGGCCGTATTCCTCGAGCGCTGGCAGAAGCTGATGATGGAAGTGCTGTCTCAGGATGCGGTGGCCGACAATACGAAGCGCGCCGAGCTACGGCGTTACGTTGACCACTGGGGCGGTCACGCGTCGATTGATTCGGTCGGCTTTCGCGCCGTGCGGACATTCCGCCGGCGGCTTCTGACGCAGCTTTCGGACGTGCTGGTCAGCCCCTGCAAGAAAATCGATAAGGAGTTTTCGATCGTCAAGCTCGATCGCACCGAAGGGCCATTGTGGCGACTCGTCTCCGAGCGCCCCGAGCATTTGATTGACCCGCGCTTCAAGACCTGGGATGAGCTTTTGCTAGCGGCCGTTGACGATGTGATCGACGATGCCACGAAGAACAACGGCAAGATTTCCGATTACACCTGGGGCGCGTATAACACCACGCACATTCAACACCCGCTGAGCATGGCACTGCCGGCGTTGGCCACCTGGCTCGATATGCCGGCCCAGCCGCTGCCGGGCGATTCGGAAAACATGCCGCGGATCCAGGCTCCGGCGATGGGGGCCTCGCAGCGCATGGCCGTCTCGCCAGGGCATGAGAAAGATGGCTACCTGCACATGCCGTGTGGGCAAAGCGGCCATCCGCTATCGCCCCACTATCGCGACGAACACGCCAACTGGGCCGACGGCAAGGCCGAGCCCTTTTTGCCCGGCGAGACCGTTCACACGCT from Pirellulales bacterium carries:
- a CDS encoding penicillin acylase family protein → MRKRILRILAVLVIVAFVVVLGAGWWTHRQVAASLAQLDGEVAIDGLSGPVTVERDNRGIPTIRAASRDDVAFALGFVHAQERYFQMDLLRRNSAGELAELIGPKLVENDRKVRIHRFRNVAKGVLAKANSDEQRSIERYTAGVNAGLKSLGAPPFEYLLMGIEPAPWQPEDCALVMFSMYIDLQGEDYRDEATLGMLYNVLPHPLAEFLAPRGTEWDAPIHGEAFEAPPIPGPEVFDTRKLDTDAVAYLQPRGTLPPEAHVHLGSNNWAVSGKRTADGRAMIADDMHLGIRVPHIWYRASLAWNEPNDPAKEHQITGVSLPGTPGVIVGSNGHVAWGFTNSEGDWVDVVLVDVDPNDRNKYLTPDGPREFEHHEETIHVADSPDETMDVVSTIWGPVMDHDREGRPRVERWVAHDPEGVNMGLLKIEAAETLEEALRLANLSGSPAQNFVVADDKGRIAWTIMGRIPKRVGFDGRLPSSWADGSHRWDGWLSPEEYPRVVEPEDGRLWTANGRVVSDDMLVTLGDGGYDLGARAQQIRDDLRTLNQANEADMLRIQLDDKAVFLERWQKLMMEVLSQDAVADNTKRAELRRYVDHWGGHASIDSVGFRAVRTFRRRLLTQLSDVLVSPCKKIDKEFSIVKLDRTEGPLWRLVSERPEHLIDPRFKTWDELLLAAVDDVIDDATKNNGKISDYTWGAYNTTHIQHPLSMALPALATWLDMPAQPLPGDSENMPRIQAPAMGASQRMAVSPGHEKDGYLHMPCGQSGHPLSPHYRDEHANWADGKAEPFLPGETVHTLTLKPAA